The region TTCCTGGTGCTCGGGTGGGATGCCGATCCCGGTGTCGCTGACCTGGAACGTCCACCACTCACCATCGCGGTCGGCGGTCATCTGGACCTCACCGCGCTCGGTGAACTTGAGCCCGTTGTGCAGCAGGTTCCGCAGGATCTGAGTGAGGAGCACCTCGTCCGAGCGGATCACCGCTGGCGATTTGGGATCGACGACCACCAGCTCGATTCCGGGGCGGGTGGCCATGGCGCGGGCGGTACCGCGCAGCTGCCCGAAGACGGCCCGAAGTTCGACGTCGGACCAGGTCGGCTCGATCGTTCCGGACTCCGCCTTGCCGAGGTCGAGCAGGTCGTTGACCAGCGCCAGCAGGTCCGCCGCCGAACTGCGGATCAGCTCGACCTGCTCCTTCTGCTCGTCGGTGAGCGGGTCGGAGAAGGGGTCCGCCAGCAGCCGGGTCAGACCGATCACGGCGGTTACCGGAGCCCGCAGCTCGTGGCTGACGTTGGCGAGGAAGCGGCTCTTCGTCTCGCTGACCACCCGCAACCGGGCGGACCGCTCCTCCAGCTCGGCGTGGAGCGCGACGACACCCCGGTTGGTCTCGTCCAGCTCCTCGGAGAGCTGGGTGTAGAGGGCGAGGACGCCCCGGTTGGTTTCGGCGAGTTCCTCGTTGAGGCGGGCCAGCTCGTCCCGTTGTGCCCGGGCCTGCTCCAGGGCTGCCAGTAGTTGCTCGTTCTGCTCCGCCATCTCCTCCAATGGTGTCCGGGCAGCGGAGGAAGTCAGGTCGCCGCGCACCGCTTCGAGATGGGCGGGGGTGAGCGGACCGGCCGAGCGGGGGATCCGACGCGACATTCGTATCACGGTAGACCCACCGTTCGGCTGAACGCTGAACGAGTCGACCAATCGCCCCACGGCCAGGGCCCCGGGCAGTCGTTGATCAGTGTCGATCGAATGGCTGGCGACAACCTCGGTGACCAGCGTCTGTGGATCCGTACCGATGGTCACCGAAAAGACCACCTCGGCCGGGACGGGCACGGCGAGGGTAACCAGAAGATATCGGCCAATCTCGCTGAGCGCGGTGGCCAGCCGGATCTGGTCCTGGTGTTCGAGGCCGACGGCTGCGGCCACCTCCCGACCCCGCTGCCGGACCACGAAGACGTCGGGCTCGGCGCGTAGTGCCATCCGCAGCAGCGGGATGCCGTTCTCGCCGGGCTCGATCATGGCGTGGTCCGGGCGACCAGTACGCACGCGTCGTCCCGCCGTACGGCAGCATCCCGCAGCATCGTGCCCGCGATCACCTGAGGGGACCGTCGTTGCAGGCCGGGATAGTCGGCCAGCCGCCACCGGTCGGTCACCCCGTCGGTGTGCATGACCAGGCAGGCACCGGCCGGCATCGGGTAGTCGAACTCCCGTACCGTGCGCCGCTGGTGACCGACGATGCCCGGCAGCGACACCAGCCCGCGTCGGTCCGGGCCGTCCATCAGCGTCCCGGTGATGTTGCCTAGCCCGGCGTAGCGGACCAGACCAGCTTCCAGGTCCAGCTCGGCGACGGCTGCGGCGGCACCTCGGGTGTGGCTGACCGACCGGTGCAGATGCTCGATGACCGCTGCCGGACGTACCGCCGGGGCCACCTGGAAGGCGTGTACGGTGGCCGCCGCAGCCGCCGCCGCCAGCGGCCCGTGCCCCAGGCCGTCGCAGACCAGCACCTGCCGTCGACCGTCCACGACCCGTACGGCGAACCCGTCACCACAGGCCTTCTCGCCGGTCATCGGCCGGCTGACCCCGGCCGCCCAGTACAACTCGGGCGGCTCCGCCGGCCAGACCTGCACGGCGGTCACCGTGCCCTTGCCCGACATCGAGAAGACGTCGACCCAGCTCGCCTGCCGGCTGATCGCCCCGAGGCCGATCCCCAGGGTGCCGGCGGTCGAGTATCCGTCCCGGGCGGACGAGAGGACGTTGTCCATCCCGGGGCCGGAGTCGACGGCGAGGACCTCCACCCCGGCGACCTTCCCGGCCCGGGCCGGGCGGATCAGGAGCAGCCCGTCGTCGGCGTGCTTGACGAGGTTGCTGGCGAGTTCGGTGACGACGATCGCGAGCGCACCGACCCGCTCGGTATCGAAACCCATCTGGCCGGCGAGCAACTCCGCCGATCGGCGTGCCGCACTGACCCGGCCGAGTTCCTCCATCCGGAACCACACCCCGCCGTCGGTGAGCCGGTGGTCGCCCGTCACGTCGACCGCGACCATTTGGTGATGGTCACCCGGGTGCCCCGGCCGGGGGCCGTGTCGATCTCGAACTCGTCGACCAGCCGGCGGGCCCCACCGAGCCCCAGGCCGAGTCCACCCCCGCTGGTGTAGCCGTCGCTCAACGCCAGGTCCAGGTCGGCGATGCCGGGGCCGTCGTCGGCGAAGACGATGCGTACGCCCTTGCGGCGACCACTGTCCACCACCCCGATCTCGGCCCCACCACCCCCGCCGTAGACGAGGGTGTTCCGGGCCAGTTCACTCGCGGCGGTCACCAGTTTCGTCTGGTCGACCAGGGAGAGCGCGACGGTGACGGCGACGCTACGCACCACCTGCCGGACCAGGACCACGTCCTTGTCGGCGGCGATCGTCACTACCTGAGGGGCGCCCAGGTCAGGACTGGCGGTCACGACGAGGTCGAGGTGGGACGGTCGATGTCGAGCCCGGTTGGCAGCGCCCAGTCGTCGTCCGAACCGAGGTCCGGCAGGTACAGCGCCTCATCGAAGCGGGACCGGGCGAGCAACTCCATGGCCCGTTCGACGTTCAACGCGGTTCGGATGCCGTCCAGGGAGAGGCCCAGCTCGACGAGGGTGATCGCGACTGCGGGGCGCATCCCCACGACGACGGTGGCGGCGTCCAGCACCCGGGCGATGGCCGCGATCGAGGAGAGCGTACGACCGACGAACGAGTCGACGATGTCCATCGCGGTGATGTCGATGATCACGCCTCGGCAGCCGGTGGCCACGATCCGCTCGGCCAGGTCCTCCTGGAGCGCCAGTGCGGTCTGGTCCTCCATGTCGACCTGGATCGAGACGAGTAGCAGGTCGCCGATCTTGAGGACCGGTACCCGGTCCATCAGGCCTCCCGGGTGCCCGGCAGCGCAGCCGAGTTGCCTCGGGTCGCCCGCCGGTTGATCTCGATCATCCGTAGCGCGTGGCGGAGCGCGTCGGCCAGCGTCGCCTTGGTGGCGATGTCACCGAACTCGATGCCCAACGCCACGATCGTCTGTGCGATCTGCGGCCGGATGCCGGAGATGATGCACTCGGCACCCATCAGCCGCGCGGCCACCACGGTCTTGAGGATGTGCTGGGCCACCTGGGTGTCGACGGCGGGTACGCCGGTGATGTCGATGATCGCGTAGGGCGAGCCGGTGTCCACCAGCATCTGCAGCAGCCGTTCCATCACCACCTGGGCCCGCGCCGAGTCCAGCGTGCCGACCAGCGGGATGGCGACGACGCCCTCCCAGAGCTTCACTACCGGCGTAGCCAGCTCCAGCAGTTGCTCCGCCTGGTCGGCGATCAGCTCCTCGCGCGACTTGGTGTAGCGCTCGAAGGTGAACAGCCCCATCTGGTCCACCACCGCCGAGGCGGCCACGTAGTCGGCGAGCGCCTGGGCGTCGCCGCCATGTACGCCCAGCACGTCGACCAGCGCCTCCTTGAGGGCGAAGACACTGATCGCGGTCTCGCTGGCGGTGAAGCCCTGGCGTGCCCGGCTACGAGACAGCTCGGCCAGCGTGCCGCGCAGTTCCGCTGAACGGTCCGCGTCCAGATCGAACGGACCCTCCTGGAGGGTCGCGGTCAATGCGCGGTGCAGGTCCTGTACCTGCTGGCGCAGTTCCGCCTCGGTCATCCGGCCCCGCAGTGAGTTCGCGACGACCTCCGTCCACCGTGCGCTCAGCTGCTCGGCATGGCTGTCGAACAGCACGCCGAGGCGACCGCTCTCGTCGGCCGTGATTCCCATGCTTTTCCTCCCCGCCCGCCGGTCCGCCCGGCTACCGCACCATCTTCCGGCTTCCTTCCCGGCTGCGCGCGGCCAGACGGCGAACTCTATCACCGGTAGCGCGGGGGACGGCCGGTCAAGCGGCGATGACCTGCACATCTTGACATTGACACGATTCATGACACCGTCGCTGCCCCGGCCCGACGAAACCGCCAGTCACTGTCTATGACCTCACACTCGATGGGCCGACGCGGGAGCGGTCGACCCGGATGTGGTTCGGTGTAGGACGTGGCGCTCTCGCTGGCGATCTCGCCCTGCCCCAACGACACCTTCGTCTTCCACGCCCTGGTACACGGGCTGGTACCGGGCGCACCTCCGGTCGAGGTGACCTACGCCGACGTAGACGTCACCAACACCGCGGCCGAACGCGGGGCGTACGACCTGGTGAAGGTGAGCTACGCGGCACTGCCCTGGCTGCTCGACGACTACCACCTGCTGCCCTGCGGCGGCGCGCTGGGCCGAGGCTGCGGCCCGCTGGTGCTGACCCGCAAGGACCGCGCCCACGGCGACCTGACCGGCGCGACCGTCGCCGTACCAGGGGACCGGACCACGGCGTACCTGCTCTTCCGGCTCTGGTCGGCGGCCCGGCCGCCGGCCCGGATCGAGGTCGTGCCGTTCCACGAGATCATGCCCGGGGTCGCCGTCGGCCGCTACGACGCCGGCCTGGTGATCCACGAAGCCCGGTTCACCTATCCCCGGTACGACCTGACCGCCCTGGTCGACCTCGGCGAATGGTGGGAGGGCGACACCGGCCTACCGATCCCACTCGGCGCGATCCTGGCCCGCCGGGGTGCGGTCGACCCGGCCCAGGCCACCGACTGGATCCGCACCTCGGTACGACAGGCCTGGGCCGACCCGGCGGCCACCCGCGAGTACGTGCTGCGACACGCACAGGAGATGGAAGCCGCCGTGGTCGACCGGCACATCGCCCTCTACGTCAACGAGTTCACCGCCGACCTGGGCGAGGACGGCCGGGCCGCGATCGACGCGCTGCTGCGCCGGGCTGCGGACGCCGGCCTGACCCCTCAGATCTCCAGCTCGCGGGCCACGGCGTGGACCAGCTGAGCAACCGTCTGCGCGGTCTTCCGGTCGGGAAACCGGCCCCGACGTAGATCCGGCTGGATCTTCGCCTCAAGGACCTTGATCATGTCTTCGACCAGACCGTGCAGCTCCTCGGCCGGTCGACGACGCAGCTCGGCCATGGACGGCGGAGCGTCCAGCAGCTTCACCCCGAGCGCCTGGGCGCCCCGACGACTGTCCACCACACCGAACTCGATCCGCTGGCCCCCCTTGAGGTCGGTGACGCCAGCGGGCAGCGCGCCCTTGGGCAGGAACACGTCGCCACCCTCGTCACTGGTGACGAACCCGTATCCCTTGGCCGCGTCATACCACTTCACTCGACCCGTCGGCACCTGTTAACCCCTGCCTCGTTGAGACTCCTGTGTCACACAAGGCTAGCCGCATCGGCCGACTTGGCGCTGCTGGGAATCCGGCCGGCAGGTCGACTGGGAATCCGGTGGGCAGGTCGACGCCACCCGGCCATCCGAGGAGCCGGACGGGCCCTCGGCCGGATAGCGTGGAACGACGATGACCACCACACTCGCCGACCACCTCAGGTCGCTACCCGACGACACGCTCGCCGCCCTGCTGGAGCTGCGTCCCGACCTGGTCGTCCCGGTACCGGCCGACGTGTCCGCGCTGGCCGTACGGGCCCAGTCCCGGGTGTCGGTCGCTCGCGCCCTGGACGGGCTGGACCAGTTCACCCTCCAGATCCTCGACGCGGCCCGGTTGACCCGTGATCCGGACAACGAGGGCCGAACCTCCGTCGCGGCGATCCTCGCCCTGGCCACCACCGGCCGAGGTGGGGACCAGGCCGCCGTACGCGCCGCGCTCGACCGGCTCCGCGCACTGTTCCTGCTGTACGGACCGGAGTCGGCCCTCCAGGTGGTGGCCAGTGTCGACGAGGTCTGCCTGCCGTACCCGGCGGGTCTGGGGCGACCCGCGGCGGAACTGGACGAACGGGCAGCGCAGTTGGTGGCGGATCCGGCCCGACTTCGCCGGACCGTGCTCTCCGCTCCGCCCCCGGCCCGGGCGATCCTCGATCGGCTCGCCGCCGGCCCACCGGTGGGGACGCTCCCGGCCGAACTGCTGCACCCGCCGACCACCGACGGTCCAGCCCTACCTACGGTCGACGGGACGGAACTGGACGCGTCCCCATCACCGGTGCGCTGGCTGGTCGAGCACGCGCTGCTGGTCCCGATCCCGGACACCGGGGCCACCGCCCGGGGTGCCGCCGTGGAACTACCCCGCGAGGTAGGACTGCTGCTGCGCCGCGACTGCGGCCCGCTCGGCCCGCTGCGCCCCCAACCACCGGTGCCGGCCGCCACAGCCCGGGAACCGAAGGCCGCCGACTCCGCCGGGGCCGGTCAGGCGATGGAGACGGTACGGCACACCGAGGCGCTGCTGGAGGCGCTCTCCGCCGAACCCGCCCCGGTGCTGCGCTCGGGCGGAATCGGCGTACGTGAGCTGCGCCGGCTGGCCCGCACCACCGGGCTGGACGAGACCACCACGGCGCTGCTGCTGGAGGTCGCGC is a window of Micromonospora polyrhachis DNA encoding:
- a CDS encoding 1,4-dihydroxy-6-naphthoate synthase, encoding MALSLAISPCPNDTFVFHALVHGLVPGAPPVEVTYADVDVTNTAAERGAYDLVKVSYAALPWLLDDYHLLPCGGALGRGCGPLVLTRKDRAHGDLTGATVAVPGDRTTAYLLFRLWSAARPPARIEVVPFHEIMPGVAVGRYDAGLVIHEARFTYPRYDLTALVDLGEWWEGDTGLPIPLGAILARRGAVDPAQATDWIRTSVRQAWADPAATREYVLRHAQEMEAAVVDRHIALYVNEFTADLGEDGRAAIDALLRRAADAGLTPQISSSRATAWTS
- a CDS encoding SpoIIE family protein phosphatase encodes the protein MVAVDVTGDHRLTDGGVWFRMEELGRVSAARRSAELLAGQMGFDTERVGALAIVVTELASNLVKHADDGLLLIRPARAGKVAGVEVLAVDSGPGMDNVLSSARDGYSTAGTLGIGLGAISRQASWVDVFSMSGKGTVTAVQVWPAEPPELYWAAGVSRPMTGEKACGDGFAVRVVDGRRQVLVCDGLGHGPLAAAAAAATVHAFQVAPAVRPAAVIEHLHRSVSHTRGAAAAVAELDLEAGLVRYAGLGNITGTLMDGPDRRGLVSLPGIVGHQRRTVREFDYPMPAGACLVMHTDGVTDRWRLADYPGLQRRSPQVIAGTMLRDAAVRRDDACVLVARTTP
- a CDS encoding cold-shock protein, translating into MPTGRVKWYDAAKGYGFVTSDEGGDVFLPKGALPAGVTDLKGGQRIEFGVVDSRRGAQALGVKLLDAPPSMAELRRRPAEELHGLVEDMIKVLEAKIQPDLRRGRFPDRKTAQTVAQLVHAVARELEI
- a CDS encoding ATP-binding protein, with amino-acid sequence MTASPDLGAPQVVTIAADKDVVLVRQVVRSVAVTVALSLVDQTKLVTAASELARNTLVYGGGGGAEIGVVDSGRRKGVRIVFADDGPGIADLDLALSDGYTSGGGLGLGLGGARRLVDEFEIDTAPGRGTRVTITKWSRST
- a CDS encoding sensor histidine kinase, with protein sequence MIEPGENGIPLLRMALRAEPDVFVVRQRGREVAAAVGLEHQDQIRLATALSEIGRYLLVTLAVPVPAEVVFSVTIGTDPQTLVTEVVASHSIDTDQRLPGALAVGRLVDSFSVQPNGGSTVIRMSRRIPRSAGPLTPAHLEAVRGDLTSSAARTPLEEMAEQNEQLLAALEQARAQRDELARLNEELAETNRGVLALYTQLSEELDETNRGVVALHAELEERSARLRVVSETKSRFLANVSHELRAPVTAVIGLTRLLADPFSDPLTDEQKEQVELIRSSAADLLALVNDLLDLGKAESGTIEPTWSDVELRAVFGQLRGTARAMATRPGIELVVVDPKSPAVIRSDEVLLTQILRNLLHNGLKFTERGEVQMTADRDGEWWTFQVSDTGIGIPPEHQERIFEEFYQVPGKSSGGTGLGLPYARRLATILGGSLGVTSVPGTGSTFTLQLPVRPEP
- a CDS encoding STAS domain-containing protein, whose translation is MGITADESGRLGVLFDSHAEQLSARWTEVVANSLRGRMTEAELRQQVQDLHRALTATLQEGPFDLDADRSAELRGTLAELSRSRARQGFTASETAISVFALKEALVDVLGVHGGDAQALADYVAASAVVDQMGLFTFERYTKSREELIADQAEQLLELATPVVKLWEGVVAIPLVGTLDSARAQVVMERLLQMLVDTGSPYAIIDITGVPAVDTQVAQHILKTVVAARLMGAECIISGIRPQIAQTIVALGIEFGDIATKATLADALRHALRMIEINRRATRGNSAALPGTREA
- a CDS encoding STAS domain-containing protein: MDRVPVLKIGDLLLVSIQVDMEDQTALALQEDLAERIVATGCRGVIIDITAMDIVDSFVGRTLSSIAAIARVLDAATVVVGMRPAVAITLVELGLSLDGIRTALNVERAMELLARSRFDEALYLPDLGSDDDWALPTGLDIDRPTSTSS